The following proteins are co-located in the Ensifer sp. WSM1721 genome:
- a CDS encoding ABC transporter ATP-binding protein, with product MVQAVMEKQPDGAAERRETVLSVRDLTVGFGDNIVLDRLNLEVLRGEILGFVGASGTGKSVLMRTVLRLLPKRSGKIEILGADYDKITEAERIALDMRLGVLFQHGALFSALTVRENIQVPMREYLDLPQDLMDELARLKIELVGLAPEAAEKYPSELSGGMIKRAALARALALDPDLVFLDEPTSGLDPIGAAEFDELIGKLRDTLGLTVYMVTHDLDSLFSVCDRIAVLGQKRVLVEGTIEDMLACDEPWVKSYFRGKRARAIVHESG from the coding sequence ATGGTTCAGGCGGTGATGGAGAAACAACCGGATGGGGCGGCCGAGAGACGTGAGACGGTTCTTTCCGTTCGCGACCTGACGGTCGGTTTCGGCGACAATATCGTCCTCGACAGGCTCAATCTCGAAGTCCTGCGTGGCGAGATTCTCGGCTTCGTGGGTGCGTCGGGCACCGGCAAGTCGGTGCTGATGCGCACAGTGTTGCGGCTTCTGCCGAAGCGCTCGGGAAAGATCGAGATTCTTGGTGCGGATTACGACAAGATAACCGAGGCCGAGCGCATCGCCCTCGATATGCGCCTCGGCGTGCTGTTCCAGCACGGCGCGCTCTTTTCAGCCCTGACGGTGCGTGAGAATATTCAGGTGCCGATGCGCGAATATCTCGACCTGCCGCAGGATCTGATGGATGAACTGGCACGCTTGAAGATCGAGCTGGTCGGGCTGGCGCCGGAGGCGGCGGAGAAATATCCGTCCGAGCTTTCCGGGGGTATGATCAAGCGCGCGGCGCTTGCGCGCGCGCTCGCGCTCGACCCCGATCTCGTGTTTCTCGACGAGCCGACCTCGGGCCTCGATCCGATCGGCGCGGCAGAGTTCGACGAGTTGATCGGCAAGTTGCGGGACACGCTTGGATTGACCGTGTATATGGTGACACACGATCTGGACAGTCTGTTTTCGGTCTGTGACCGGATCGCCGTCCTCGGTCAGAAGCGCGTTCTGGTCGAGGGGACTATCGAGGACATGCTCGCCTGCGACGAGCCGTGGGTAAAATCCTATTTCCGCGGCAAGCGTGCGCGGGCGATCGTGCACGAGAGCGGCTGA
- a CDS encoding ABC transporter permease, whose protein sequence is MTSAQDQIAADVVLDEGAGGPGRRYVFSGAWRHETAEAMAAKLKRLGKPAGGQNEFDFSGITAMDTAGAWIIRRFMNGIGSEAGGEVRFSGGGQRYVELVRALPSQLPLPERDATRVSLFQRLFAPVGELVLSIWTDTVAAMFILGSAVRGAQMKLGRHAGVSPAAIVHQIDRMGVMATPIITLMSFLIGAIIAQQGAFQLRSFGAEIFVVDLVGILQLREIGVLLTAIMIAGRSGSAITAEIGSMKMREEVDALKVMGLSPVGVLVFPRLVALTIVLPLLTIIANFAALVGAALVAWAYSGITVSTFLARLQEAIDFSSVAAGMIKAPFMALIIGVVAAVEGLKVGGSAESLGRRVTSSVVKSIFVVILIDGLFAMFYAAIDF, encoded by the coding sequence GTGACGAGCGCCCAAGACCAGATCGCTGCCGACGTCGTCCTCGACGAGGGCGCCGGTGGACCCGGCCGGCGCTACGTGTTCAGCGGCGCGTGGCGGCACGAAACGGCGGAAGCCATGGCCGCCAAGCTGAAGCGGCTCGGCAAGCCCGCCGGCGGGCAGAACGAGTTCGATTTTTCCGGCATCACGGCCATGGATACGGCCGGCGCATGGATTATCCGGCGCTTCATGAACGGTATCGGCAGCGAGGCGGGCGGCGAGGTCCGCTTCAGCGGCGGTGGCCAGCGATATGTCGAATTGGTCCGCGCTCTGCCGTCGCAACTCCCGTTGCCGGAGCGCGATGCAACCAGAGTGTCGCTTTTCCAGCGGCTCTTTGCTCCGGTTGGCGAGTTGGTGCTGTCGATATGGACCGATACGGTCGCAGCCATGTTTATCCTCGGCTCGGCGGTCCGCGGCGCACAGATGAAGCTCGGGCGCCATGCGGGCGTCTCGCCGGCGGCAATCGTTCATCAAATCGACCGCATGGGCGTCATGGCGACGCCAATCATCACGCTGATGTCGTTCCTGATCGGTGCCATCATCGCGCAGCAGGGCGCCTTCCAGCTCCGCTCATTCGGCGCAGAAATCTTCGTCGTCGATCTTGTCGGTATCCTGCAATTGCGCGAAATCGGCGTACTGCTCACGGCGATCATGATTGCCGGCCGGTCGGGGAGTGCGATCACCGCTGAAATCGGCTCGATGAAAATGCGCGAAGAGGTCGATGCGCTGAAGGTCATGGGCTTGAGCCCCGTCGGCGTTCTCGTCTTTCCACGCCTTGTGGCGCTGACGATCGTATTGCCGCTCTTGACGATCATCGCGAACTTTGCCGCCCTCGTCGGTGCCGCCCTTGTCGCGTGGGCCTATTCCGGGATCACGGTTTCGACGTTCCTGGCGCGACTGCAGGAGGCGATCGATTTTTCGTCGGTCGCGGCCGGCATGATCAAGGCGCCCTTCATGGCGCTGATCATAGGCGTCGTTGCCGCGGTCGAGGGGCTGAAGGTCGGTGGCAGTGCCGAGTCGCTCGGACGCCGGGTGACCTCATCGGTCGTGAAATCGATCTTCGTCGTCATTCTGATAGACGGTTTGTTTGCCATGTTCTACGCGGCAATCGACTTCTGA
- a CDS encoding MFS transporter, which yields MIPSPAPTFTVGPPPRHFALRIALLFCAPLIVNGFAMPYFPVWLSTLSLSDFEIGVVLALPMFVRVFTAPLAGVLADRLGERTIVLIWSGCLSFATAIVLFFAPSFWPILLIYTLQSAVYSPYLPIVEAIALSGVRRWGFDYAQMRVWGSIAFIGATMIGGWLIGLIGGAMVLPAMAAAFGLTILMAIAAPRVGRPRRPSPITALTEPPPQSLRQTDLQLLLVGVTLVNSSHAMLFAFSAIYWQQIGYSGMQIGALWSAGVAAEVLMFFFARAIVRRFSVWTMIFSGCLLAVVRWLIFPMDLGFSGYFVLQCLHAFTYAIMHTGMQHKLVERVAEEQEASAQGLYFFYTGIFTAIFTFLSGYFYAWFGVNGFYSMSVVALLGSCFAFAGWYLRPQRLAAAAGKTS from the coding sequence ATGATTCCCTCGCCTGCGCCCACATTTACAGTGGGGCCTCCGCCGCGCCATTTCGCGCTCCGTATCGCACTGCTCTTCTGTGCGCCGTTGATCGTCAACGGCTTTGCCATGCCGTATTTTCCGGTGTGGCTCAGCACGCTTTCCTTGAGCGACTTCGAGATCGGCGTGGTGCTGGCGCTTCCGATGTTTGTTCGGGTGTTCACGGCGCCGCTGGCGGGAGTTCTCGCCGATCGTCTCGGCGAACGCACGATCGTCCTGATCTGGTCGGGCTGCCTGTCCTTCGCCACGGCCATTGTCCTCTTCTTTGCGCCGAGCTTCTGGCCGATCCTCCTCATCTACACGCTGCAATCGGCAGTCTATTCGCCTTATCTGCCGATCGTCGAGGCGATCGCGCTTTCCGGCGTGCGGCGATGGGGCTTCGACTATGCGCAGATGCGCGTCTGGGGATCGATCGCCTTCATCGGCGCCACGATGATCGGCGGCTGGCTCATCGGCCTCATCGGCGGGGCGATGGTCCTGCCGGCGATGGCGGCGGCATTCGGGCTTACGATCCTGATGGCAATCGCAGCGCCTCGGGTTGGTCGCCCACGCCGTCCGTCGCCGATCACGGCGCTGACGGAACCGCCGCCGCAGTCGCTGCGTCAAACGGATCTGCAACTGCTCCTGGTGGGCGTTACGCTCGTCAACAGCAGCCACGCGATGCTTTTCGCCTTCTCAGCCATCTACTGGCAGCAGATCGGCTATAGCGGCATGCAAATTGGCGCCCTGTGGAGTGCCGGCGTGGCGGCGGAAGTGCTGATGTTCTTCTTCGCCAGGGCAATCGTGCGACGCTTCAGCGTCTGGACGATGATCTTCTCCGGCTGTCTTCTGGCGGTCGTGCGCTGGCTGATCTTTCCCATGGACCTGGGATTCTCGGGCTATTTCGTTCTCCAGTGCTTGCATGCGTTCACCTACGCGATCATGCATACGGGCATGCAGCACAAGCTGGTCGAGCGCGTCGCCGAAGAGCAGGAGGCCTCGGCCCAGGGGCTCTATTTCTTCTACACCGGCATCTTTACCGCGATCTTCACCTTTCTCTCGGGTTATTTCTACGCCTGGTTCGGCGTGAACGGCTTCTATTCCATGTCGGTCGTGGCCCTGTTGGGCTCATGCTTTGCATTTGCCGGCTGGTATCTTCGGCCTCAGAGGCTCGCCGCCGCCGCCGGAAAGACCTCGTAG